In the genome of Triticum urartu cultivar G1812 chromosome 5, Tu2.1, whole genome shotgun sequence, one region contains:
- the LOC125509514 gene encoding calmodulin-like protein 2 has translation MDMEMTSSSAPAASYFNFSVAQAVVTISINVVLVWLSALVKSSTSSSSSASRRSAAPAPEPEPAQPAPASGASEVDLDVVLGVMGAGGAASVGFEDAAALFEEEEATVEEAAGAFRVFDRNGDGFVDAGELRSVLRSLGFTAGVAAAECQRMIDAYDENKDGRMDFQEFLTFMERSSS, from the coding sequence ATGGACATGGAGATGACATCTTCCTCGGCGCCGGCAGCGTCCTACTTCAACTTCTCCGTGGCGCAGGCCGTGGTGACCATCTCCATCAACGTCGTCCTCGTCTGGCTCTCCGCCCTCGTCAagtcctccacctcctcctcctcctccgccagCCGCCGCTCGGCCGCCCCCGCGCCGGAGCCGGAGCCAGCGCAGCCTGCGCCGGCGAGTGGCGCCTCGGAGGTCGACCTGGACGTGGTTCTCGGGGTGATGGGCGCGGGCGGCGCCGCCTCGGTCGGGTTCGAGGACGCGGCGGCGCTgttcgaggaggaggaggccaccGTGGAGGAGGCCGCGGGGGCGTTCCGCGTCTTCGACCGCAACGGCGACGGGTTCGTCGACGCCGGAGAGCTCCGGAGCGTGCTGAGGTCGCTCGGGTTCACCGCCGGCGTCGCGGCCGCCGAATGCCAGCGCATGATCGACGCCTATGACGAGAACAAGGACGGCCGGATGGACTTCCAGGAGTTCCTCACCTTCATGGAGAGGAGCAGCTCGTGA